Proteins encoded within one genomic window of Salmo trutta chromosome 11, fSalTru1.1, whole genome shotgun sequence:
- the LOC115202322 gene encoding PRELI domain-containing protein 1, mitochondrial encodes MESVASESTQHSYHRQDKPKKSAFRPTACTSAGRGRMVKYFSNDIDIRTTWDHVVSAFWQRYPNPFSTHVLTEDVVFREVTVDQRLLSRRLLTKTNRMPRWAEFLFPSNLSRSVYIVEDSVVDPVTKSLTTYTWNLNHTTLMTVEERCVFQQSEDRPAFTLLRREAWISSGVYGFSRPIQEFGLARFKSNQVKAMKGLEYALSNLHGEAPQRQPCVRDTVKTATEKAKTLASAAAPQKQPQQYV; translated from the exons ATGGAGTCAGTAGCATCTGAGAGCACCCAGCATAGTTATCACAGACAGGACAAGCCGAAGAAGTCCGCGTTCAGACCAACAGCCTGCACATCGGCAGGCAGGGGGAGAATGGTCAAGTACTTCTCTAACGACATAGACATCAGGACCACGTGGGACCATGTTGTCTCTGCCTTCTGGCAGAGGTATCCTAACCCATTCAG CACCCATGTTCTCACGGAGGACGTGGTGTTCCGGGAGGTGACGGTGGACCAGCGGCTTCTCTCCAGACGCCTGCTCACCAAGACCAATCGAATGCCTCGCTGGGCCGAGTTCCTCTTCCCCTCCAACCTCTCACGCTCCGTCTACATCGTCGAGGACTCCGTCGTCGACCCGGTCACCAAGAGCCTCACCACATACACCTGGAACCTCAACCACACTACGTTAATG ACGGTGGAGGAGCGCTGCGTGTTCCAGCAGTCAGAGGACCGGCCTGCCTTCACGCTGCTCAGACGAGAGGCCTGGATCTCTTCTGGAGTCTACGGCTTCTCCAGACCTATCCAG GAGTTTGGCTTGGCCCGCTTCAAGAGCAACCAGGTGAAGGCCATGAAGGGCCTGGAGTACGCTCTGTCTAACTTACACG GAGAGGCACCCCAGCGTCAGCCCTGCGTCCGGGACACAGTGAAGACTGCTACAGAGAAAGCCAAGACCCTGGCCTCGGCCGCCGCCCCGCAGAAACAGCCCCAGCAGTACGTGTGA